ACTTGAGTCCGATTATTTGACCGCGTTCTGTGCGTTGTCCAAAGCCAAATCGGGGGTAATGCCAACCCGGAGGAATCGAAATCGTTGGTTCCATTGTTTTTATTAGTGAAGAGATTGGTATATTTGATTACGTCTTTGGATGAGTTGGAGTGCAGAGGGAAAGGGGAATTTTTACCCCTATTCCCTCAACCCTGCTCCGTTTCCTGGTGCTACGCAGCCACAAACTCCGCACTATCCAGCAGATGCTTTAACTCCCCAGAAGGCATTTGTTCAAGCGGTCTGTACTGCAAGTATTCATCAACAAAATCAGCACACCCTGGCAACTCCGCCCGTGAAACACACCAAACCGCATCTGATACAGAGTCACAGAAGACTTGCTGTTGATCAGCATCCGAGGTGCGGGTGAACCACCAGTTACCGCCAGCGCAACCAACTTCGCCCAGCTTCTCGTCGTTGCGGTAAATGCCATCATCCAGCAGTTCCAACCCCAGGTTTTCGCATTCGTTGAAAATCTGCGCCATAATTTCGTTGCCAGTTGTAGCGGCTGGGGTTTCTTGTTCCTGTACAGGTAATGAAGCATCCAAGTGATGTGTGCAGATGTAACGGTAGCACTTACCCCAGGTATCAGCGCGAAACTCTTCTTTGTTGTTGACCATTACTAGCCAACGTTGAGTAACAAAATCGTTATGGTCGTAGGAAATTTGGGCTATCAGTTGACCGTTGGCGTAAATTTCGTGGTTGTAAAAGTCGATTTCAACGCTGGTAAATTCTTCTGGTGCTACAGCTTGCGCTTGAGCTTCTATATAGTTGTATAGCTCTGCCTGTGCTACGACTAGCTCATCTATTGCGTTGCGGTTAAAACCTTTTGATGCTTGCTCTGTATTGGTAAAGTAGGTCATAATTAGAATTTCCTGCCTCTTCATGGGGTTAGGTCTTTACAAAGGGCGATCGCTCAAGTTGTCCAGACCTCGCGATCGCCTTTTGTTTGTATAGATACAGTATATGCAATAGCTATGCAAAAGTCAAGCTATTTGTAGCATTTGTATATGCAAAATTTAACAAACCCTTGTATATTAAGGAAAAACTTAGCATAGGCATTGCATAGACAAATAAACAAGGCTAGTCTATGTATAGACAAGTAAGTGCAGGAAGCAGTATGGGTCAACTGAACATCCGAATAGATGATGAGTTAAAGGAAGCTTTCATTAAGAAAGCGAAAGAAAATAACACTTCAGCGACAGAACTGCTAATCGAATATATGAAGCAGTATTTAGCTACTCCCCAAAAGAGCGAATCCCAAAAAATAGAGGAATTAGAAAGAAGATTAGTAAAGGTTGAGCAAGTATTGGGGGAATTAGCAGCCTGAGAAATGAGCTTCTGTTTCTCAGGCAGTGGCGCGTGCGTCTCCGTAAATCTTTAAAACCTGATTCTTTATCCCCTGACGATGAGCCAGGGGATTTTGCATAAATGGGGTGTATATACATTTTCTATGCGCTGCATTGACTAATCTATGCAACGCCTATACTATGAATATATAGAGTCATCACTTGCATTAGGTATCTGGGGAGGTTTTAAAGCTTAGATAATGGTTAGAAATGGCACACGTATAAGAAGCTTTAACTATAGATAAATCGCTGAAAGACAATACAAACAAGCGAAAAGTTGAGTAAAACATTAGCTTGTTGATTCCCCCCTGTCAGTTTCCTACGCTACCAGAGGGGATAGTCAAACGACCCTCAAACAAGTCTATGACTACACAAACAATATCAAATCCTCCTGCCTTATGCACAGAGGAAAATGCTGTTATTGGCAATTACACCGTTAAAACAGCATCAACTCCTAATTACGATCTTCTCAACACCAGCATTAAAGAAACCTTCACAGCCATCGACCGCTTCGAGTGGCAGGCCGTTGATGAGATTTTGCAAATGCGTGACAATCAGCTTTATCGTGAAGCTGGCTACAAATCTTTTGAGGAATACTGCCAAGCCGAATTATCAGCCTGGGGTGGATACCGAAGAATTAACCAACTGCTGGGAGCTAAGAAAGTTAAAGACACAGCTGATGAATTGGGTGAACACATCAAAAACGAGCGTCAAGCTCGTCCTTTACTAAGGTTAGCTAAGGAACCAGAGAAACTGAAGCAAGCCGTTGCGATCGCACTCCAGCAAAACCCTTCCCCCAGCGAATCAGACTTTGCCACAGCTGCAAATAAAGTAGTTCCTCGTCTACCACGCCAAAAAACTCAGGAACCATTGGTTCCTCAAATTCAAGAACTAGTGCTTCCTCAGATTCAGGAACCAGTGGTTCCTCAAACCAACACAGTCACGATTACGTCACTATCTCATCCAAGACATGGGCAATCAGGAACCATCTCAGCCGACCCACCCAATCAAAGACAGCAGATTGTCACGTTTGAGGATGGCGAGAGAGAACTGGTCAACAATGCTGATTTGAGTAATGACGCAATTGAGTCATTTACCCCTGAGCGAACTTACCCCAAAGAATACGCCGAAGCGATCGCACAACTCAAACAGCAGCACCAACAAGAACTAGAACGGTTAGAACGGGATTTGCGGATTGGCTTGCAGACAGAAGCCACAGCCCAAGCCCAGCAACAGGTACAAGAACAACTCACCACTTTAAAAAACCTGTTTCAGCAACAAAAGAAAGAAAATATCCAGTTACAGCAACGGATTTCCCAGTTGGAAGGACTCAGACAGTTAGAACTTGAAAACCAGAGACTACAAAAACGTATTCAGGAATTGGAACACGCTGTGCAAGAACGTCCTGCTCAGGAATGGGGGAATACTCTTACTAAACAGGCTACCAAAGCGTTAAACAAGGAAGTCAAGCGATCGCTGGATAAGACGATTGATTTGCGATCGCTGGCGCAAGAACCACCAAAAGAAAATGCTCAAGAATGCTTACGACTGATGGGTATTGCTTTGAGTAATCTTGCCAGTGCTATGAACAATACCAAGGCATTAGAAGCTGCGGCGTTAATTCTGGGGAGTGAACCCACACCGCAAGCGATCGCATATCGAGCCGAGCAATTGCAACTAATACCGCAAGCAGTGAGTGATATTCGGGCAGTGCTATCCAAGCCTGGATGTAGCTGGTGGGATTATCTGGAAGTGGCGCAGGAATATGAGGTTATCAAAGCTGACTACTGGGCGGAATTGACCACCCAGGAAACAGAACGAATCACCGCTTTGGAGAAAGCCGAATCCTCACTCATTACGGAACCAATGGTTCCTGACGAAAACCCTGCTGATTCTTGTTCTTCTGATTGTGAAGTGATTGGGCTTGGTTCTATCGTTGCCCATGCGGATATCTACTGCGCTTTGTACAACGCCAAAGGTGAAGTCATCGAAGACATGGGCGAAGAAGTTTGGGTGGCTTGGGAGCATTGGCGAGACAAGCCCAAAAAGACTGACCGATATTTCAAAGATGAACTGCGATTCTGGCATGAACAAAACCAGTAAATAAAACTCGCACTTACATCTCTACAAAAACTGAATGCGGCATAGCTCAACTGCTGCTGATATTTTCATGCGTCAAAAATTGGAGTCGATATCAATATGGATGCAATTACATCAACCTCTACTACCCCTGATAGCCCATTTGACCAAATCAAAAAAATTGATGAGCAGGGTTATGAATATTGGTTAGCAACCGAATTGTTAACCTTGCTGGGTTATCAAACTTGGAAACGAATTAGGGACACCGTTGAAAGAGCAAAAATCAGTGCCAAAAATGCAGGGCTAGACCCATCTCACCATCTGGTCGATGTCGTCCAAATGGCGCAAATTGGCGCATCTCAGGCATTTAGAGAAGTGCTGGACAATTATAAGCTTTCACGACACGGTTGTTATTTGGTGGCAATGAACGGTGATCCGCGAAAACCAGAAATAGCTGCTGCACAGAATTATTTTGCTTTTAAAACTCGTGAGGCTGAGTTAGCCCTGCAATCTCAAGAGTTATTGTCGCAACTGCTAGAGAAAATTGAACAGCAGAACAAAGTGATTGAGGAACAGGGGAAAGCGATCGCACAACTGCAAGCCCAAATTCAAACCCTGCTGCCCCCATCATTTGACTTTATACCTCCTGGCTGGGATGCCGAAGTATGGCAAAGTCTAGCCCCCCAAGATAAACGCCACTTCAGGTTTTTATTCCGTCGCCGCAACTTTCGACCATCAACCAAAAATGAAACCCTGGCTTTACCTGCTGCCACAACTGAACAGATGAAGCAAAGGCAACGCGATGAAGTAGCGCGTTTGGTTGGTGAGGTGTCACCCGAAGAGAAACAGCAATTACAAGCCGCTAAACGCCAACAACTTCGAGAGTTTTGGTCGCAAGCCCCAGAAGAAGACCAAGAAAATATGCCGTTTTAGCCAGTCAGTTTTTAGAAATTATGGAAGGTGAATTATGAGCAGCATTGCCTCTACTGAGAAATTTTCTATCCTGGTGATATTGCGCCGGGAGTATCTTGATATCACTGGTAACTTCTGTGCAGCCAAGCTGATTGAGTATTTTCGGCACTGGACAAAGTGGAAGATGAAGAATCACCGCACCCCTTGGATTTATCAGCCTCTCAAGAAAATTTACGCTGATTTGATGGGTGAACATAGCCTTCATGTAATCAGGAGTGCGATCGCTCTACTTGACGAGATGGGTATTATCTCCAAGCAGAAGAACCCAGGTAATGGGCAAGATAGGACGTGGCAGTATAAATTGAACTTCGATGTACTGAATAGGCTATTAGAACATGGCAGGTGCAAAACTGAACCTTCAAGACTCAATGCAGAACAATACCACAGATCCCATCCAGAAGTTTCAAAGCCACAGCAACACTCTGCTGTTGAGCTTGAAAAAAGTGAACAGGTGGAAACCGAAATTTTGGACTATGACCAGGAAGGGGTTTGTCAAACCTCAAAACCAGAGTTACCCGAAATTACTCACTTCGTTGAAAACATAGAACTGGCTGACTCGACTACCGAGGCAGATATTCATGAGGATCATTTTTCCGCCGCTCCGGTTGCGTCAGATTTTTGTGACGAAGACTTTGGTGATGATGATTGCGCTTTTGGGCGACAAGAAAAATTAGTTCAGCCCAGTAGCCAAGAGGTTCAGGATGTCCTACAACAGCTACGAGACATTCCCTGTACCCCGCAGTTTCGTTTAAATGCAGAGATTCAGCGCACAGTTAGGCGGTGTTGGGCGAATGTGCCAGGGGCGATCGCTTATCTCAAAGAGGCGATAAGGACTTGGAAGGGTATCAAGTCACCGGAAGCCGTGTTTGTTGCTGCTTGTAAGGAGGGGCGGAAACCGGAAGCACAACAGGCAAAGTCTGGTGTGAAGGATTGGTTTGATTGGGCGAGGAAAAACAGGATTGTGATTGCGATGTCGGGTGAGGTTGTGTATACGCCGGATGGGGAGGCGGTGGCGTTGGCGGAAATGATGCGGCGGTTTCCGGTAGGGGAGTAATAACGCAAGGAAACAGGCGATCGCAACCTGGTCAAAGGTGCAGCAAAGTCAAAGAGCCAACCATAACAGATGTAGAAACTCAAGATTACAGAGAAAATGGGCAAATTTTTACAATGCAGTAGCAATTTTAATTATATTTCAATCAAATTTCCTTAAAAACTTTGAGATTTGTATCATGCTAATAGTAGTTAAATTAATGAAAATTGCAATTTTACTCAGCTTTACATAGAAAAAAACTCCTAATATCATTGTCTCAATCTCAGGTAAAACTTATTGAAGCTAGCCATTCTCCTTATTTGCTTATGGTATTACTTTAAAAGTGGATCTAATTTTTTATAAAAAAATTATAATTTTTTTCGACTGTTACGTATATTAAGACGTACTAGTGGATATTTTTCAATTAAGTATATACTGCCGTAAGTATACTGAGTACAAAGTATATTTTAAAAAATAAAATATTATATATTAGGTTTAACTTAAGGATATCTAAAGTTTTATGTCTAAAACTTTAATTGAAACTGTACCTTATAAAGGTGGAATAATTGAAATTTATGAGAACTCTGGTGGAACATTTGAAACCAAATGTTTAAACCCAAGAGGTGAAGATGTAACGTATTTAAAAGGTTTTGAATTGAAATATTCTAAAGGACAAAAAGAAAATGCTGTAATAGATGCTAAACAAACTATAGACAGACTAATTTATGAAAATAAATTTTAATAAGGCTAATTAAACTCTAATTTTGCTAAGTTTAATGTTTATCAAAAATACTAAGGATATTGTATGTTTTGGCTAATTCCTATTATTGGAGCTATTGCAGTTTTTTTGTTCTCTGTCTGGGATAAGTTACCTAAAGATATTAAATTAGCTGTTATAGAAGCTATAATCTCAGGGTTTGGAGAATTATTTAAAAAGTTCTATCAACATTATAAAAAACACAATAAATAGTAATTATGACTAGTTTTAAAGATTTTTATAACAATATAGAAGAATTTTCTAAAGAAATAGATACAGAGATTGCCAGCACATCCCCGCTTACACAAGGATTGATATCAAGCACTATAATAGGTAGCGTCGGACAAGTATTATTACCAACAATTGGTATGTTGTCTGTTTTTAGTAACGCCGAAAAAGTTGAAAAGTTTAGTAAAGAAGTTGCTAACTATGCTACAAGTGAGGATGTTATATCTTCTTTGAGCGAACAAATAGGTACACCAACACAAGACGAAACAGAAGAAGAATTTGTAGAGCGAGCAAGCACAATACTTAGGAATATTTTAAAGAAAAAGTTTAAAATTTAGACTTATAACTATTATCCCAATTTAGTCTGAAGCTGTATAGAATTTTAAAAAATAAAAGTTTTGATTAGCAAGGATTATAAACTTTTATAATTTTATCCAGTTTCACATTAATTTGGTATGAGCAATCATAATTACATATAGCTTGCCATTTAATTATCACAAATGTATTACAAAAAGATTGAAATTAAATTTAGATATTAAATAACTTAGAAATTAAAGAATTTATGCCAACCTGTGAATATTGTGGAATAGCCTTTGATTTATCCGATGGGATTTATGATGACGGAGATTTTATCTGTGGCAGTTGTATTAATATATTTATCTATAAGTCTGAAACTGTTCAAAATAATTCTAAGATAGAATTAAAACCGCTTGCTTCCCCGCATAGTGTTCAAGTAAGCGAAGAAGAGAGGATAAAAAAGCTTAATACAAAAGCTGATAATTTAGCGAAAAATATAGAAATTATGGTAAGAGGTAAGACTAGATCAATTTGTATTAATTCATCAAATAAGAAAGCATTTGACCTAGCTGTTGAACGGTTGGGAATGAAACTTGATGAATTTAATATTGGAGATGACGATGGTTACTTACAAATTAGTTTGAAACGTGACATTTAAAAACAATTACGATAATACCGTTTTGACTCAAACGTTCTGAACTATTTAAAAATCATAAAACATAAGTTAAGAGAAATTCCTTTTACAACACAGTTTCGGCTCAATGCAGAGATTCAGCGTACAGTCAGGCGGTGTTGGGAGAATGTGCCGGGAGCGATCGCGTATTTGAAAGAAGCACTCCGAACTTGGAAGGGGATTAAGTCGCCGGAGGCTGTGTTTGTGGCTGCTTGTAAAGAGGGAAGCCGGAATCTGCACAGGCTAAATCTGCTGTGAAGGATTGGTTTGAGTGGGCGAGGGGAAAGCGGATTGTGCTGGGGATGTCGGGGGAAACTGTGTATACACCGGATTGTGAGGCGGTTGCGGTTGCCCAGATGATGCGACGGTTTCCGGTAGGGGAATGACGCTACAAGTAAAGCGTGACTGGCGCATAGTTTAAGGTACGGCTCGGTGGATGTGAAAACTCAAGATAGCGTAGAGGTTATTCTCTGCAATGAGAACTTCTAAGTAATGTCTCATAGTGTAAAAAATTTTCACTTAATAAGTAGGTAGAGTTAAGATTTGGTATCGCCCGTCGCTCTTAACAAAAATAGTATTACCTGCTACTCCCACATTACACAATTATGATGGACTGGAAAAAACTGCTGACACCTCAAAGGCTGGGTAAAAATGAACCAGAAGATATCCAGCACGGCCGTACTCCCTTTTTAAGGGACTATGATCGTTTGGTATTTTCTTCTCCTTTTCGCCGCCTTAAGGATAAGACACAGGTTTTTTCTTTATCCACGAATGACTACATTCGTACTCGTCTTATTCATAGCCTTGAGGTTTCTTGCGTTGGTCGCTCTCTTGGTAGGATTGTCGGAAATGAGATTATAAAAAGACACAAGCTTGATGAGTATGGCTTCAGTGCTTCGGATTTTGGTGAAATTGTGTCTGCGGCTTGTTTAGCTCATGATATAGGTAATCCTCCTTTTGGGCATTCTGGAGAAGATGCTATTCGTACAGCGTTTCAATCTTGGCACGCTACTGTTCAGCAAACAGAAGAAAATTTTTTTGATGAATCTCAAAAAACAGATTTTGAGCTATTTGAAGGTAATGCACAAGGGTTTCGTATTTTAACTAAACTAGAAATGCCTCCCCAAAGAGGGGGAATGCAACTTACTTGCCCGACGTTAGCAGCATTTACAAAATATCCTAGAGAATCTTTGGTGTCGGAATCTATTTTTAATGGATACAAGGGTAGAAGTATTAAAAAATATGGTTTTTTTCAAGCAGAGAAAGATTTATTTACTGAAGTAGCAGAAACGGTAGGGCTAATTCGTCGTCATGAACAAGTAGCATGGTGGGCGCGGCATCCGCTTGCTTTTTTAGTTGAAGCAGCAGATGACATTTGCTACTCAATTATTGACGTAGAAGACGGGCATCGTATGGGTTATATATCGTTCGAGCAAACTAAAGACTTACTCAACGAAATTGCGTGTGTTGATATTCAACAAGCTGATGAGAGCAATGAAGAAAAAGTTAAAAGAATGCGTGCTAAAGCTATTAATAAGCTTATCGAGAAAACAGTAGAGATTTTCTTGGATCATGAATTAGCAATACTTTCTGGAGAGTTCGATAAAGATTTGTTATCTTTAAGCCAATATGACAATCATCTAAAAAATATTAGTCAGAAAACAAGGGCTACTGTTTTTGAAAATCGTGATGTAGTTGGTATTCAAGTTGCTGGATATGAAGTTTTAGGAAAACTATTTACTGAGTTTGGTAACTCTATTTTGAGTAGTGATAAAAAATCAAAATTAGTCTATCTTATGCTTCCTAAAGAATATCATCCAAAAGCTGAGGAAGATATTTATACAAAAATTCTTAGAATTACAGACTATATTTCTGGTATGACTGATTCTTATGCTACTAGCTTGTTTCAACAGCTTAGTGGTATTTCTTTAGGGGCAAGTTAACGCACTGTTCATTGTTTGCCGAGTAATTAATGAGTAAATGAAGATTTAAATAAAATAATGAAAACTGATATATGCAAGCTTTGTGGACAACAAAAGGAATTAATAGGAAAATCGCATATAATCCCTAGACATTTTCACCTTTACACTACTACACAAATAAAAAAATATTTTGATGAGGTAGTAACTGATACTACATACATTTACTCACTAGATGGCAAA
This is a stretch of genomic DNA from Aulosira sp. FACHB-615. It encodes these proteins:
- a CDS encoding BRO family protein → MDAITSTSTTPDSPFDQIKKIDEQGYEYWLATELLTLLGYQTWKRIRDTVERAKISAKNAGLDPSHHLVDVVQMAQIGASQAFREVLDNYKLSRHGCYLVAMNGDPRKPEIAAAQNYFAFKTREAELALQSQELLSQLLEKIEQQNKVIEEQGKAIAQLQAQIQTLLPPSFDFIPPGWDAEVWQSLAPQDKRHFRFLFRRRNFRPSTKNETLALPAATTEQMKQRQRDEVARLVGEVSPEEKQQLQAAKRQQLREFWSQAPEEDQENMPF
- a CDS encoding deoxyguanosinetriphosphate triphosphohydrolase, producing the protein MMDWKKLLTPQRLGKNEPEDIQHGRTPFLRDYDRLVFSSPFRRLKDKTQVFSLSTNDYIRTRLIHSLEVSCVGRSLGRIVGNEIIKRHKLDEYGFSASDFGEIVSAACLAHDIGNPPFGHSGEDAIRTAFQSWHATVQQTEENFFDESQKTDFELFEGNAQGFRILTKLEMPPQRGGMQLTCPTLAAFTKYPRESLVSESIFNGYKGRSIKKYGFFQAEKDLFTEVAETVGLIRRHEQVAWWARHPLAFLVEAADDICYSIIDVEDGHRMGYISFEQTKDLLNEIACVDIQQADESNEEKVKRMRAKAINKLIEKTVEIFLDHELAILSGEFDKDLLSLSQYDNHLKNISQKTRATVFENRDVVGIQVAGYEVLGKLFTEFGNSILSSDKKSKLVYLMLPKEYHPKAEEDIYTKILRITDYISGMTDSYATSLFQQLSGISLGAS